The following are encoded together in the Tursiops truncatus isolate mTurTru1 chromosome 10, mTurTru1.mat.Y, whole genome shotgun sequence genome:
- the KCTD6 gene encoding BTB/POZ domain-containing protein KCTD6 isoform X1 encodes MPFLSFPGTWAPRDAALEQMDNGDWGYMMTDPVTLNVGGHLYTTSLTTLTRYPDSMLGAMFGGDFPTARDPQGNYFIDRDGPLFRYVLNFLRTSELTLPLDFKEFDLLRKEADFYQIEPLIQCLNDPKPLYPMDTFEEVVELSSTRKLSKYSNPVAVIITQLTITTKVHSLLEGISNYFTKWNKHMMDTRDCQVSFTFGPCDYHQEVSLRVHLMEYITKQGFTIRNTRVHHMSERANENTVEHNWTFCRLARKTDD; translated from the exons ATGCCATTTCTAAG TTTCCCTGGAACCTGGGCTCCCCGAGACGCAGCACTGGAGCAGATGGATAATGGAGACTGGGGCTATATG aTGACTGACCCAGTCACGTTAAATGTAGGTGGACACTTGTACACAACGTCTCTCACCACACTGACGCGTTACCCGGATTCCATGCTTGGAGCTATGTTTGGGGGGGACTTCCCCACAGCTCGAGACCCTCAAGGCAATTACTTCATTGATCGAGATGGACCTCTTTTCCGATATGTCCTCAACTTCTTGCGAACTTCAGAGTTGACCTTACCCCTGGATTTTAAGGAATTTGATCTGCTTCGGAAAGAAGCAGATTTTTATCAGATTGAGCCCTTGATTCAGTGTCTCAATGACCCCAAGCCTTTGTATCCTATGGATACTTTTGAAGAAGTTGTGGAGTTATCTAGTACTCGGAAGCTTTCTAAGTACTCCAATCCAGTAGCTGTCATCATAACCCAATTAACCATCACCACCAAGGTCCATTCCTTACTAGAAGGTATATCAAACTATTTTACAAAGTGGAATAAGCATATGATGGACACCAGAGATTGCCAGGTTTCCTTTACTTTTGGACCCTGTGATTATCACCAGGAAGTTTCTCTCCGAGTCCACCTGATGGAATACATTACAAAACAAGGTTTCACAATCCGAAACACCCGAGTGCATCACATGAGTGAGCGGGCCAACGAGAACACAGTGGAGCACAACTGGACTTTCTGCAGGCTGGCCCGGAAGACAGATGACTGA
- the KCTD6 gene encoding BTB/POZ domain-containing protein KCTD6 isoform X3, with the protein MDNGDWGYMMTDPVTLNVGGHLYTTSLTTLTRYPDSMLGAMFGGDFPTARDPQGNYFIDRDGPLFRYVLNFLRTSELTLPLDFKEFDLLRKEADFYQIEPLIQCLNDPKPLYPMDTFEEVVELSSTRKLSKYSNPVAVIITQLTITTKVHSLLEGISNYFTKWNKHMMDTRDCQVSFTFGPCDYHQEVSLRVHLMEYITKQGFTIRNTRVHHMSERANENTVEHNWTFCRLARKTDD; encoded by the exons ATGGATAATGGAGACTGGGGCTATATG aTGACTGACCCAGTCACGTTAAATGTAGGTGGACACTTGTACACAACGTCTCTCACCACACTGACGCGTTACCCGGATTCCATGCTTGGAGCTATGTTTGGGGGGGACTTCCCCACAGCTCGAGACCCTCAAGGCAATTACTTCATTGATCGAGATGGACCTCTTTTCCGATATGTCCTCAACTTCTTGCGAACTTCAGAGTTGACCTTACCCCTGGATTTTAAGGAATTTGATCTGCTTCGGAAAGAAGCAGATTTTTATCAGATTGAGCCCTTGATTCAGTGTCTCAATGACCCCAAGCCTTTGTATCCTATGGATACTTTTGAAGAAGTTGTGGAGTTATCTAGTACTCGGAAGCTTTCTAAGTACTCCAATCCAGTAGCTGTCATCATAACCCAATTAACCATCACCACCAAGGTCCATTCCTTACTAGAAGGTATATCAAACTATTTTACAAAGTGGAATAAGCATATGATGGACACCAGAGATTGCCAGGTTTCCTTTACTTTTGGACCCTGTGATTATCACCAGGAAGTTTCTCTCCGAGTCCACCTGATGGAATACATTACAAAACAAGGTTTCACAATCCGAAACACCCGAGTGCATCACATGAGTGAGCGGGCCAACGAGAACACAGTGGAGCACAACTGGACTTTCTGCAGGCTGGCCCGGAAGACAGATGACTGA
- the KCTD6 gene encoding BTB/POZ domain-containing protein KCTD6 isoform X2, which yields MKRSFPGTWAPRDAALEQMDNGDWGYMMTDPVTLNVGGHLYTTSLTTLTRYPDSMLGAMFGGDFPTARDPQGNYFIDRDGPLFRYVLNFLRTSELTLPLDFKEFDLLRKEADFYQIEPLIQCLNDPKPLYPMDTFEEVVELSSTRKLSKYSNPVAVIITQLTITTKVHSLLEGISNYFTKWNKHMMDTRDCQVSFTFGPCDYHQEVSLRVHLMEYITKQGFTIRNTRVHHMSERANENTVEHNWTFCRLARKTDD from the exons ATGAAGCGCAG TTTCCCTGGAACCTGGGCTCCCCGAGACGCAGCACTGGAGCAGATGGATAATGGAGACTGGGGCTATATG aTGACTGACCCAGTCACGTTAAATGTAGGTGGACACTTGTACACAACGTCTCTCACCACACTGACGCGTTACCCGGATTCCATGCTTGGAGCTATGTTTGGGGGGGACTTCCCCACAGCTCGAGACCCTCAAGGCAATTACTTCATTGATCGAGATGGACCTCTTTTCCGATATGTCCTCAACTTCTTGCGAACTTCAGAGTTGACCTTACCCCTGGATTTTAAGGAATTTGATCTGCTTCGGAAAGAAGCAGATTTTTATCAGATTGAGCCCTTGATTCAGTGTCTCAATGACCCCAAGCCTTTGTATCCTATGGATACTTTTGAAGAAGTTGTGGAGTTATCTAGTACTCGGAAGCTTTCTAAGTACTCCAATCCAGTAGCTGTCATCATAACCCAATTAACCATCACCACCAAGGTCCATTCCTTACTAGAAGGTATATCAAACTATTTTACAAAGTGGAATAAGCATATGATGGACACCAGAGATTGCCAGGTTTCCTTTACTTTTGGACCCTGTGATTATCACCAGGAAGTTTCTCTCCGAGTCCACCTGATGGAATACATTACAAAACAAGGTTTCACAATCCGAAACACCCGAGTGCATCACATGAGTGAGCGGGCCAACGAGAACACAGTGGAGCACAACTGGACTTTCTGCAGGCTGGCCCGGAAGACAGATGACTGA